In Pseudomonas alcaliphila JAB1, a single window of DNA contains:
- a CDS encoding cytochrome b/b6 domain-containing protein, producing MSAATVRLWDPVVRLFHWSLAGAFLANYFFTEEGEDWHRWLGYYAVAWLAIRLVWGFVGTPAARWADFWPTPERLGAHLRALIAGQPYHRLGHSPLGALVMILMMTLMLGLGVTGFLMEEVDYFWGADLPLEIHEFCANGVMAVVGLHIAAALFESYRLRENLPLSMVTGKRRQLSEH from the coding sequence ATGAGCGCCGCGACCGTGCGCCTGTGGGACCCAGTGGTGCGCTTGTTCCACTGGTCCCTGGCCGGCGCTTTCCTGGCCAACTACTTCTTCACCGAAGAGGGTGAAGACTGGCATCGCTGGCTCGGCTATTACGCCGTGGCCTGGCTGGCGATCCGCCTGGTATGGGGTTTCGTCGGCACGCCGGCGGCGCGCTGGGCGGATTTCTGGCCGACCCCGGAACGCCTCGGTGCGCATTTGCGTGCATTGATTGCCGGGCAGCCCTATCACCGTCTGGGGCATTCGCCGTTGGGCGCTCTGGTGATGATCCTGATGATGACGCTGATGCTCGGTCTGGGCGTGACCGGCTTTCTGATGGAGGAAGTCGATTATTTCTGGGGCGCGGATCTGCCGCTGGAAATCCACGAATTCTGTGCCAACGGCGTCATGGCGGTGGTCGGCTTGCATATCGCTGCAGCGCTGTTTGAGAGCTATCGGCTGCGCGAGAACCTGCCGCTGTCGATGGTGACTGGCAAGCGGCGCCAGCTCTCGGAACACTGA
- a CDS encoding adenosine deaminase, with protein sequence MPEWLNALPKAELHLHLEGSLEPELLFALAERNQIALPWADVETLRAAYAFNNLQEFLDLYYAGANVLRTEQDFYDLTWAYLQRCKAQNVIHVEPFFDPQTHTDRGIPFEVVLRGIQQALRDGERQLGISHGLILSFLRHLPEEEAFKTLEQAMPFRDAFIGVGLDSSEKGFPPRLFERVFAKARSEGLHAVAHAGEEGPPEYIWEALDLLKIKRIDHGVRAIEDERLMQRIIDEQIPLTVCPLSNIKLCVFEHMGQHNILEMLERGVKVTVNSDDPAYFGGYVGENFAALHEHLGMTEAQAKRLAQNSLDARLA encoded by the coding sequence ATGCCCGAATGGCTGAATGCCCTGCCCAAGGCCGAACTGCATCTGCACCTGGAGGGTTCGCTGGAGCCCGAGTTGCTGTTCGCCCTGGCCGAACGCAACCAGATCGCCCTGCCCTGGGCCGATGTCGAAACCCTGCGCGCGGCCTATGCCTTCAACAACCTGCAGGAATTTCTCGACCTGTATTACGCCGGTGCCAACGTGCTGCGCACCGAGCAGGACTTCTACGACCTGACCTGGGCCTACCTGCAACGCTGCAAGGCGCAGAACGTCATCCATGTCGAACCTTTCTTCGACCCGCAGACCCACACCGACCGCGGCATTCCCTTCGAGGTGGTGCTGCGCGGTATCCAGCAGGCGCTGCGCGATGGCGAGCGGCAGCTGGGCATCAGCCACGGCCTGATCCTCAGCTTCCTGCGCCACCTGCCCGAAGAAGAAGCCTTCAAGACCCTGGAGCAGGCCATGCCGTTTCGCGACGCCTTCATCGGCGTCGGCCTCGACAGCTCGGAAAAGGGCTTCCCGCCCCGCCTGTTCGAGCGGGTGTTCGCCAAGGCACGTAGCGAAGGTCTGCACGCGGTCGCCCACGCTGGCGAGGAAGGCCCACCCGAATACATCTGGGAGGCGCTGGACCTGCTCAAGATCAAGCGTATCGACCACGGCGTGCGCGCCATCGAAGACGAGCGGCTGATGCAGCGCATCATCGACGAACAGATCCCGCTGACCGTCTGCCCGCTGTCGAACATCAAGCTCTGCGTGTTCGAGCACATGGGCCAGCACAACATCCTCGAGATGCTCGAGCGCGGTGTGAAGGTGACGGTGAACTCGGATGACCCGGCCTACTTCGGCGGCTACGTCGGCGAGAACTTCGCCGCCCTGCACGAACACCTGGGCATGACCGAGGCACAGGCCAAACGCCTGGCACAGAACAGCCTGGACGCGCGTCTGGCCTGA
- a CDS encoding DUF2946 domain-containing protein translates to MLFTARRRTLAAQLGLLAFVLIVLAPLASQLCAEPADWRWLNELGCHDGAGSVPAPTSSSSPVLQVDACGYCSLLSHCPVLADNGSVLASRLELSRDTTLRLPERPLPGANFPHALSRAPPMRT, encoded by the coding sequence ATGCTGTTCACGGCACGCAGGCGCACGCTCGCCGCCCAGCTTGGGCTGCTGGCGTTCGTCCTTATCGTGCTGGCGCCACTGGCGTCGCAACTGTGTGCCGAGCCGGCTGACTGGCGCTGGCTGAACGAGCTTGGCTGTCATGACGGGGCGGGCAGCGTGCCGGCCCCAACGAGCAGCTCCAGCCCAGTGTTGCAGGTGGATGCCTGCGGCTACTGCTCGCTGCTCTCGCATTGTCCGGTGCTGGCCGACAATGGCTCGGTGCTCGCGAGCCGCTTGGAGTTATCTCGCGATACCACCCTGAGGTTGCCTGAGCGACCGCTGCCGGGCGCCAACTTTCCTCATGCGCTGTCACGTGCACCGCCCATGCGTACCTGA
- a CDS encoding transposase — protein sequence MLRSDKPHAGALRRGRYSETGRVYLLTAVLHGREALLKDFTLGRLLVAELRDAHENGLVHSLAWVVMPDHLHWLVQLESTTLDELMRRVKGRSARRINQRLSRAGPLWQHGFHDRALRQEEDLRAVARYVIANPVRAGLVKRVADYPLWDAVWL from the coding sequence ATGCTTCGTTCAGACAAACCGCATGCAGGAGCACTACGCCGAGGACGTTATTCCGAAACTGGTCGCGTATACCTGCTAACAGCCGTACTGCATGGCCGCGAAGCCCTTCTCAAGGATTTCACGCTTGGTCGGTTGTTGGTCGCCGAGCTGCGCGATGCTCATGAGAATGGCTTGGTGCATTCACTGGCATGGGTGGTGATGCCTGATCATCTGCATTGGCTGGTGCAGTTGGAGAGTACGACCCTAGATGAACTGATGCGCCGGGTAAAAGGCCGTAGCGCGCGGCGGATCAACCAGCGTTTGTCGCGAGCAGGCCCGTTATGGCAGCACGGCTTCCATGATCGGGCTTTGCGCCAGGAAGAGGATTTACGAGCTGTCGCACGTTACGTGATTGCCAATCCTGTACGGGCAGGCCTGGTGAAGCGGGTGGCGGATTACCCGTTGTGGGATGCAGTCTGGCTCTAG
- a CDS encoding 2-oxoglutarate and iron-dependent oxygenase domain-containing protein gives MNALPIIDIAPLYADDASAWPAVAEQIDRACRDWGFFYIVGHPIGAERIDALLSAAKTFFALPADEKLRIDITQTAHHRGYGAIATEQLDPSKPSDLKETFDMGFHMPADHPEVLAGKPLRGPNRHPEMPGWPVLMEQHYADMQDLAKTLLRAMAMALEIEHDFFDARFHEPISVLRMIHYPPRHTATSSDQQGAGAHTDYGCITLLYQDDAGGLQVRARDGEWIDAPPIAGSFVVNIGDMMARWSNDRYTSTPHRVISPLGVDRYSMPFFAEPHPDTLIDCLPNCSSADDPAKYTPVTSAEYLLSRFADTYAYRREEA, from the coding sequence ATGAACGCATTACCCATCATCGACATCGCCCCGCTCTACGCCGACGACGCTTCGGCCTGGCCTGCCGTCGCCGAGCAGATCGACCGCGCCTGCCGCGACTGGGGCTTCTTCTACATCGTCGGTCACCCTATCGGCGCCGAGCGCATCGACGCCCTGCTCAGTGCGGCAAAGACCTTCTTCGCCCTGCCCGCCGACGAGAAACTCAGAATCGATATCACCCAGACCGCCCACCATCGTGGCTACGGCGCCATCGCCACCGAGCAGCTCGACCCGAGCAAGCCGAGCGACCTCAAGGAAACCTTCGACATGGGTTTCCACATGCCCGCCGATCACCCCGAGGTGCTGGCCGGCAAACCCTTGCGCGGGCCGAACCGTCACCCGGAGATGCCAGGCTGGCCTGTGCTGATGGAACAGCATTACGCCGACATGCAGGACCTGGCCAAGACCCTGCTGCGCGCCATGGCCATGGCCCTGGAGATCGAGCACGACTTCTTCGACGCGCGCTTCCATGAGCCGATCAGCGTGCTGCGCATGATCCATTACCCACCGCGCCACACCGCCACCAGCAGTGATCAGCAAGGCGCTGGCGCGCACACCGATTACGGCTGCATCACCCTGCTCTACCAGGACGATGCCGGCGGCCTGCAGGTGCGTGCACGCGATGGCGAGTGGATCGACGCGCCGCCGATTGCCGGCAGCTTCGTGGTCAACATCGGCGACATGATGGCGCGCTGGAGCAACGACCGTTACACCTCGACGCCACATCGCGTGATCAGTCCGCTCGGCGTGGATCGCTACTCCATGCCGTTCTTCGCCGAACCGCATCCCGACACGCTGATCGATTGCCTGCCGAACTGCTCCAGCGCGGATGACCCGGCCAAGTACACACCGGTGACCAGCGCCGAGTACCTGCTGTCGCGCTTCGCCGACACCTATGCCTATCGGCGTGAGGAAGCGTAG
- a CDS encoding BMP family ABC transporter substrate-binding protein: protein MFEKSKKPLLRTLVAALGFGAMLSASAADPLKVGFVYIGPIGDHGWTYQHEQGRQMLIKEMGDKVTTSFVENVPEGADAERVIRNMAKGGFDLIFTTSFGYMNPTIKVAKQFPKVTFEHATGYKQDKNVGTYLSRSYEGRYVGGFLAAKMTKTKKVGYIASFPIPEVIRDINAIQLALDKYNPGTEIKVVWVNTWFDPGKESDAANALIDQGVDVMFQHTDSPAPIQTAERRGIYSVGYASDMAHFGPKAVLTSIVNDWGPHYVKSTQAVIDGTWQPQDFWGGLAEDTIELPISDLVPADVKSEAEQIIADIRSGAFHPFTGPIKDQSGAVRIAEGVSATNAELASMNYYVENVKAEMPK from the coding sequence ATGTTCGAGAAGAGCAAAAAACCGCTGCTGCGCACCCTCGTCGCCGCCCTGGGCTTTGGCGCCATGCTCAGCGCCTCCGCCGCCGATCCCTTGAAAGTCGGCTTCGTCTACATCGGCCCTATCGGCGACCACGGCTGGACTTACCAGCACGAACAAGGCCGGCAGATGCTGATCAAGGAAATGGGCGACAAGGTCACTACCAGCTTCGTCGAGAACGTGCCGGAAGGTGCCGACGCCGAGCGGGTGATCCGCAACATGGCCAAGGGCGGTTTCGACCTGATCTTCACCACCTCCTTCGGCTACATGAACCCGACCATCAAGGTGGCCAAGCAATTCCCCAAGGTGACCTTCGAACACGCCACCGGCTACAAGCAGGACAAGAACGTCGGCACCTACCTGTCGCGCTCCTATGAGGGTCGCTACGTTGGCGGCTTCCTCGCGGCGAAGATGACCAAGACCAAGAAGGTCGGCTACATCGCCTCCTTCCCGATCCCCGAGGTGATCCGCGACATCAACGCCATCCAGCTGGCGCTGGACAAGTACAACCCCGGCACCGAGATCAAGGTGGTGTGGGTCAACACCTGGTTCGATCCGGGCAAGGAATCCGACGCTGCCAACGCGCTGATCGACCAAGGCGTGGACGTGATGTTCCAGCACACCGACAGCCCGGCACCGATCCAGACCGCCGAGCGCCGTGGCATCTACTCCGTTGGCTACGCCTCGGACATGGCTCACTTCGGACCCAAGGCCGTGCTCACCTCCATCGTCAACGACTGGGGCCCGCATTACGTCAAATCCACCCAGGCGGTGATCGACGGCACCTGGCAGCCGCAGGACTTCTGGGGTGGCCTGGCCGAGGACACCATCGAACTGCCGATCAGCGATCTGGTGCCGGCTGACGTGAAGAGCGAGGCCGAGCAGATCATCGCCGACATTCGCAGCGGCGCGTTCCACCCCTTCACCGGCCCGATCAAGGACCAAAGTGGCGCGGTACGCATCGCCGAGGGCGTGAGCGCGACCAACGCCGAGCTGGCCTCGATGAACTACTACGTGGAAAACGTGAAGGCCGAAATGCCGAAGTAA
- a CDS encoding TonB-dependent copper receptor — protein sequence MSVSFVSGAASVRARFPLSVLAVACGLCSMTALQAAEEPVHELPPTVITAIQQSSPLTVVADPKDPRQPVPASDAADYLKTIPGFSAIRSGGSNSDPVLRGLFGSRLLLLTDGGQMIGACPGRMDAPSSYISPETYDLLTVTKGPQTVVWGPGASAGVVRFDREPERFGELGARLHASVLAGSNGRFDRLIDGAVGSEQGYLRVMGNRSLSDDYDNGDGDTIASRWDKWNGDVALGWTPDADTLIELSAGRGDGEARYGGRGMDGTQFKRESLGLRIERSNLGGVLDKVEAKVYYNYADHIMDNFRLRVPDPSSMMAGPMAAQVDRRTFGARLAATWKWDDVELITGVDAQRSEHRQRSSSGGMMGMPYVDADRFPWDKDALMHNYGVFAEATWRLAEGDRLISGARLDRASAKDYRQNFSDMMGMSTPNPTAGETRADTLPSGFVRYEHDLSASPTTVYAGIGHVQRFPDYWELFSAGLNGPAGADNAFAGIKPEKTTQLDIGIQYQGEQLQAWASAYAGQIRDYILFDYRGMSTQADNVDARIMGGELGVAYAFDSNWKADATLAYAWGKNSSDGEALPQMPPLEARLGLTYQRDDWSVGALWRVVDGQGRIAEGRGNVVGQDFADSAGFGVLSLNGAYRVSQQVKFSAGVDNLLDKNYAEHLNLAGDAGFGFPAETRIDEPGRTLWAKVDFDF from the coding sequence ATGTCCGTTTCCTTCGTTTCGGGCGCCGCTTCCGTGCGCGCTCGTTTTCCCCTGTCCGTTCTAGCCGTAGCCTGCGGCCTGTGTTCCATGACTGCCCTGCAGGCTGCCGAGGAGCCTGTGCACGAACTGCCGCCCACGGTGATCACGGCGATCCAGCAAAGCTCGCCGCTGACCGTGGTGGCCGACCCCAAGGACCCACGCCAGCCGGTGCCGGCCAGCGATGCGGCCGATTACCTCAAGACCATTCCCGGTTTCTCCGCGATTCGCAGTGGCGGCAGCAACAGCGATCCGGTGTTGCGTGGGCTGTTCGGCTCGCGCCTGCTGTTGCTTACCGATGGCGGACAGATGATCGGCGCCTGCCCGGGCAGGATGGATGCGCCCAGTTCCTACATTTCGCCGGAAACCTATGATCTGCTGACCGTCACCAAGGGGCCGCAAACCGTGGTCTGGGGGCCGGGCGCTTCGGCAGGGGTGGTGCGCTTCGACCGCGAGCCGGAGCGTTTCGGTGAGCTGGGCGCGCGCCTGCATGCCAGCGTGCTGGCCGGCTCCAATGGCCGTTTCGACCGCCTGATCGATGGCGCCGTGGGCAGCGAGCAGGGTTACCTGCGGGTGATGGGCAATCGCTCGCTGTCGGACGATTACGACAACGGTGACGGCGACACCATCGCCTCGCGCTGGGACAAGTGGAACGGCGACGTGGCCCTGGGCTGGACGCCGGATGCCGATACCCTGATCGAACTCAGCGCCGGCCGTGGCGATGGCGAGGCGCGCTACGGTGGTCGTGGCATGGACGGCACTCAGTTCAAGCGTGAAAGCCTCGGCCTGCGCATCGAGCGCAGCAACCTCGGCGGCGTGCTGGATAAGGTCGAGGCCAAGGTCTACTACAACTACGCCGACCACATCATGGACAACTTCCGCCTGCGCGTGCCGGACCCGAGCAGCATGATGGCCGGGCCGATGGCGGCGCAGGTCGACCGCCGCACCTTCGGCGCACGCCTGGCCGCGACCTGGAAGTGGGACGACGTCGAGCTGATCACCGGCGTCGATGCGCAGCGCAGCGAACACCGCCAGCGCAGCTCCAGCGGCGGCATGATGGGCATGCCCTATGTCGACGCTGATCGCTTCCCCTGGGACAAGGACGCGCTGATGCACAACTATGGCGTGTTCGCCGAAGCCACCTGGCGCCTGGCCGAGGGTGATCGGCTGATCTCCGGCGCACGCCTGGATCGCGCCTCGGCCAAGGACTACCGGCAGAACTTCAGCGACATGATGGGCATGTCGACGCCCAACCCGACGGCAGGCGAGACCCGCGCCGATACCCTGCCCAGCGGTTTCGTACGCTACGAGCACGACCTGTCCGCCTCGCCGACCACCGTCTATGCCGGCATCGGCCACGTGCAGCGCTTCCCCGATTACTGGGAGCTGTTCTCCGCCGGCCTCAATGGCCCAGCCGGCGCGGACAACGCCTTCGCTGGCATCAAGCCAGAGAAGACCACCCAGCTCGATATCGGCATCCAGTATCAGGGCGAGCAACTGCAGGCCTGGGCTTCGGCCTATGCCGGGCAGATCCGCGACTACATCCTGTTCGACTACCGTGGCATGAGTACCCAGGCTGACAACGTGGACGCGCGCATCATGGGCGGCGAGCTGGGCGTGGCCTACGCCTTCGACTCCAACTGGAAGGCCGACGCGACCCTGGCCTACGCCTGGGGCAAGAACAGCTCGGACGGCGAAGCACTGCCGCAGATGCCGCCGCTGGAAGCGCGCCTGGGGCTGACCTACCAGCGCGACGACTGGAGCGTCGGCGCCCTGTGGCGTGTGGTCGACGGTCAGGGCCGCATCGCCGAAGGGCGCGGCAACGTGGTGGGGCAGGACTTCGCCGACAGCGCCGGCTTCGGCGTGCTCTCGCTCAATGGCGCCTACCGCGTCAGCCAACAGGTCAAGTTCAGCGCCGGCGTGGATAACCTGCTCGACAAGAACTACGCCGAACACCTCAACCTGGCTGGCGACGCTGGCTTCGGCTTCCCGGCCGAAACGCGTATCGACGAGCCGGGCCGTACCTTGTGGGCCAAGGTCGATTTCGACTTCTAA
- a CDS encoding 8-oxoguanine deaminase codes for MAATRIWIKNPLAIFTANDLDASGGLVIEDGRIAEVLGAGQQPSTPCEQTFDAREHVVLPGLINTHHHFYQTLTRAWAPVVNQPLFPWLKTLYPVWARLTPEKLALASKVALAELLLSGCSTAADHHYLFPGGLENAIDVQVEAVRELGMRAMLTRGSMSLGEADGGLPPQQTVQQGEVILADSQRLIGQYHQRGEGAQIQIALAPCSPFSVTQEIMRQSAELAEELDVRLHTHLAETLDEEDFCLQRFGLRTVDYLDSVGWLGPRTWLAHGIHFNPDEIARLGAAGTGICHCPSSNMRLASGICPSVELEAAGAPLGLGVDGSASNDASNMILEARQALYIQRLRYGAEQITPQRVLGWASKGSAKLLGRSDIGELAVGKQADLALFKLDELRFSGSHDPLSALLLCGADRADRMMIGGTWRVIDGQIEGLDVAQLIADHRQAARELING; via the coding sequence ATGGCAGCTACCCGTATCTGGATCAAGAACCCTCTCGCCATCTTCACCGCCAACGACCTGGACGCTTCCGGCGGCCTGGTGATCGAGGATGGCCGCATCGCCGAAGTGCTCGGTGCCGGCCAGCAGCCGTCAACACCCTGCGAGCAAACCTTCGATGCCCGCGAGCACGTGGTGCTGCCGGGCCTGATCAATACCCACCATCACTTCTACCAGACCCTCACCCGCGCCTGGGCGCCGGTGGTCAACCAGCCGCTGTTCCCCTGGCTGAAGACGCTCTATCCGGTCTGGGCACGCCTCACTCCCGAGAAGCTCGCCCTGGCCAGCAAGGTGGCGCTGGCCGAACTACTGCTGTCCGGCTGCAGCACCGCGGCCGATCACCATTACCTGTTCCCCGGCGGCCTGGAGAACGCCATCGACGTGCAGGTCGAGGCAGTACGCGAACTGGGTATGCGCGCCATGCTCACCCGCGGTTCGATGAGCCTGGGCGAAGCTGACGGTGGCCTGCCGCCGCAGCAAACGGTGCAGCAGGGTGAGGTGATCCTGGCGGACAGCCAGCGCCTGATCGGCCAGTACCACCAACGCGGCGAAGGCGCGCAGATCCAGATCGCCCTGGCGCCCTGCTCGCCCTTCTCGGTGACTCAGGAAATCATGCGCCAGAGCGCCGAACTGGCCGAGGAGCTGGACGTGCGCCTGCATACCCACCTGGCCGAAACCCTCGACGAGGAAGACTTCTGCCTGCAGCGCTTTGGCCTGCGCACCGTGGATTACCTGGACAGCGTCGGCTGGCTCGGCCCACGCACCTGGCTGGCCCATGGCATCCATTTCAACCCTGACGAGATCGCCCGCCTGGGCGCAGCCGGCACCGGCATCTGCCATTGCCCCAGCTCCAACATGCGCCTGGCTTCGGGCATCTGCCCCAGTGTCGAGCTGGAAGCCGCCGGTGCTCCGCTGGGCCTGGGCGTCGACGGCTCGGCCTCCAACGATGCCTCGAACATGATCCTCGAAGCGCGCCAAGCGCTGTACATCCAGCGCCTGCGCTACGGCGCCGAGCAGATCACCCCGCAGCGCGTGCTTGGCTGGGCTAGCAAGGGCTCGGCGAAACTGCTGGGGCGCAGCGACATCGGTGAGCTGGCGGTGGGCAAGCAGGCTGACCTGGCGCTGTTCAAGCTCGATGAGCTGCGCTTCTCCGGCAGTCACGATCCGCTGTCCGCACTGCTGCTGTGCGGCGCCGACCGCGCCGACCGGATGATGATCGGCGGCACCTGGCGCGTTATCGATGGGCAGATCGAAGGGCTCGATGTGGCGCAGCTGATCGCCGATCACCGCCAGGCGGCGCGTGAGCTGATCAACGGCTGA
- a CDS encoding ABC transporter permease — protein MDLDLLTNIFYAMVRTGTPLLLVALGELVCEKSGVLNLGQEGMMLFGAVIGFIAAFSTGSLWLGVLLAIAAGMLLSLLFAAVALGFNANQVATGLALTIFGVGLSTFVGAAWVGKPLSGFEPIVIPLLSDIPLIGRMLFAQDVLIYLSFALFALVAWVLLKSRIGLIIQAVGENPDAASAMGLPVLRVRTLAVLFGGAMAGLAGGYLSLAYTPMWAENMTAGRGWIALALVVFASWRVLRVLLGAYLFGLASILHLVAQGIGLSIPSNLLAMLPYVATIVVLVLLSRDAIKTRLYAPVSLGQPWQPGH, from the coding sequence ATGGATCTCGATCTGTTGACCAATATTTTCTACGCCATGGTGCGCACCGGTACGCCGCTGCTGCTGGTGGCCCTGGGCGAGCTGGTGTGCGAGAAGAGCGGCGTGCTCAACCTCGGCCAGGAGGGCATGATGCTGTTCGGCGCGGTAATCGGTTTCATCGCCGCCTTCAGCACCGGCAGCCTGTGGCTCGGCGTGCTGCTGGCCATCGCCGCCGGCATGCTGCTGTCGCTGCTGTTCGCCGCCGTGGCACTGGGCTTCAACGCCAACCAGGTGGCCACCGGCCTGGCCCTGACCATCTTCGGCGTCGGCCTGTCCACCTTCGTCGGCGCTGCCTGGGTCGGCAAGCCGCTGTCCGGCTTCGAGCCCATCGTCATTCCGCTGCTGTCCGATATCCCGCTGATCGGACGCATGCTGTTCGCCCAGGACGTGCTGATCTACCTGTCCTTCGCCCTCTTCGCGCTGGTGGCCTGGGTGCTGCTGAAAAGCCGCATCGGCCTGATCATCCAGGCCGTCGGCGAGAACCCGGATGCCGCCAGCGCCATGGGCCTGCCGGTGCTGCGCGTACGCACCCTGGCGGTGCTGTTCGGCGGCGCCATGGCTGGTCTGGCGGGCGGTTATCTGTCGCTGGCCTACACGCCGATGTGGGCGGAGAACATGACCGCCGGGCGCGGCTGGATCGCCCTGGCGCTGGTGGTGTTCGCCAGTTGGCGCGTCTTGCGTGTGCTGCTCGGCGCCTACCTGTTCGGCCTGGCCAGCATCCTCCATCTGGTGGCGCAGGGCATTGGCCTGTCGATCCCGTCGAACCTGCTGGCCATGCTGCCTTATGTGGCCACCATCGTGGTGCTGGTGCTGCTCTCGCGCGATGCGATCAAGACCCGGCTGTATGCGCCGGTATCGCTGGGCCAGCCTTGGCAGCCGGGGCATTGA
- a CDS encoding PepSY domain-containing protein — protein MRKLLLLSLALASPLTFAATECTTADKSQWQDQDKFQADLKAQGYEINKFKVTGGNCYEIYGHNKDGKKVEIYFDPVSGDAVKSNVES, from the coding sequence ATGCGCAAACTGCTTCTGCTGTCTCTGGCTCTGGCCAGCCCGCTGACCTTCGCCGCCACCGAATGCACCACTGCCGACAAGTCGCAGTGGCAGGATCAGGACAAGTTCCAGGCCGACCTCAAGGCACAGGGCTACGAGATCAACAAGTTCAAGGTCACCGGCGGCAACTGCTACGAAATCTACGGCCACAACAAGGACGGCAAGAAGGTCGAAATCTACTTCGACCCGGTCAGTGGTGATGCCGTCAAGAGCAATGTGGAAAGCTGA
- a CDS encoding copper chaperone PCu(A)C, with product MTLKKTLLGLTLLLPTLLVQAHEYDAGQLHIDHPWSREMPPVAPTAAAYFVIHNKGSEADRLLSVSTPVAGKAELHEHVHADGVMKMQQVQDVAIPAGGEVKFEPMGYHVMLFNLKQQAKDGERFPLTLNFEKAGAVEVEVAVQKDAPAGHDHAAGHDAGKHQH from the coding sequence ATGACCCTGAAGAAAACCCTGCTCGGCCTCACCCTGCTGCTGCCGACGCTGTTGGTGCAGGCCCACGAGTACGACGCAGGCCAACTGCATATCGACCACCCCTGGTCGCGCGAGATGCCGCCGGTGGCGCCGACTGCTGCCGCTTATTTCGTCATCCACAACAAGGGCAGCGAAGCCGATCGTCTGCTCAGTGTCAGCACCCCGGTGGCCGGCAAGGCCGAGTTGCACGAGCATGTGCATGCCGATGGCGTGATGAAGATGCAGCAGGTGCAGGACGTGGCCATCCCCGCTGGTGGCGAGGTGAAGTTCGAGCCCATGGGCTATCACGTCATGCTGTTCAACCTGAAGCAGCAGGCCAAGGACGGTGAGCGCTTCCCGTTGACCCTCAACTTCGAGAAAGCCGGTGCTGTCGAGGTCGAGGTCGCCGTGCAGAAAGATGCGCCGGCAGGCCATGATCATGCTGCCGGTCATGATGCAGGCAAGCACCAGCACTGA